Proteins encoded by one window of Mesorhizobium sp. INR15:
- a CDS encoding agmatine/peptidylarginine deiminase: MTGTLASGFTGAARAQDETWHMPDEGAAHAATWMAFGPSEEIWGKKLLAVARQNLASIAKAIAAHEPVKMLVREEDHDIAARLCGPSVTLVIQPIDDLWMRDTGPVFVKDKTGQSGAVGFNFNGWGNKQEHDEDAKVAGFIAGSVEAKFLGTDLVLEGGGLEVDGEGTAIITESCVLNANRNPGVSKAQCEAELSRLLGLKKIIWLPGIAGKDITDGHTDFYARFASPGVVVAGLDPDPSSYDHAVTKRHLEILRESTDANGRKLKVVVLQGPSTVRSKYENDQFAAGYINFYVCNGAVVAPEFGDKDADGKTRDALQELFPDREIIQLNIDGIAAGGGGIHCTTQQQPA; encoded by the coding sequence ATGACAGGCACGCTTGCAAGTGGCTTCACCGGGGCGGCGCGGGCGCAAGATGAAACGTGGCACATGCCGGATGAGGGTGCCGCCCATGCCGCCACCTGGATGGCCTTCGGTCCCAGCGAGGAGATATGGGGCAAAAAGCTGCTTGCCGTGGCCAGGCAAAACCTGGCCAGCATAGCCAAGGCGATCGCGGCGCATGAGCCTGTGAAAATGCTCGTGCGCGAAGAGGATCATGACATCGCCGCGCGCCTGTGTGGGCCTTCGGTCACTCTGGTGATTCAGCCAATCGACGATTTGTGGATGCGTGATACCGGCCCGGTGTTCGTCAAAGACAAGACAGGGCAGTCCGGCGCCGTAGGCTTCAATTTCAACGGCTGGGGCAACAAGCAGGAACACGATGAGGACGCAAAGGTCGCCGGCTTCATCGCCGGTTCGGTCGAGGCCAAATTCCTCGGGACCGATCTGGTGCTCGAAGGCGGCGGGCTCGAAGTCGATGGCGAAGGCACGGCCATCATCACCGAGAGCTGCGTGCTCAACGCCAACCGAAATCCGGGCGTGAGCAAAGCCCAATGCGAGGCGGAACTGTCTCGCCTGCTCGGGTTGAAAAAGATCATCTGGCTGCCCGGGATCGCCGGCAAGGATATCACCGACGGCCATACCGACTTCTACGCCCGATTTGCCAGCCCAGGCGTGGTCGTTGCCGGCCTGGACCCGGATCCATCCTCCTATGATCACGCGGTGACCAAACGGCATCTGGAAATCCTGCGGGAATCCACCGATGCCAACGGACGCAAACTGAAGGTCGTCGTGTTGCAAGGTCCATCGACCGTGCGCAGCAAGTACGAAAACGACCAGTTCGCGGCGGGCTACATCAATTTCTACGTTTGCAACGGCGCTGTCGTCGCACCGGAGTTCGGCGATAAGGACGCAGATGGCAAGACACGCGATGCGTTGCAGGAGTTGTTCCCGGACCGGGAGATTATCCAGCTGAACATCGATGGGATTGCGGCAGGCGGCGGCGGCATCCATTGTACGACACAACAGCAACCTGCCTAG
- a CDS encoding M48 family metallopeptidase, with product MDHFDLGAYQRPISTRSTETQRWFDIGLNWCYGFNHEEGIKCFEKALETDPGCPMIHWGIAYAAGPFYNLTWKEHGEAEANRAAKLCFEHVQLARANAASASDVERRLIEALACRFQKPHGVTPPEFERWDDAYAAEMRRVYQSFPDDHDVMALFVEALMMRTVRRLWNLKTGEPAPNSDVLEALEVCERSIRLADDTGAAQHPAIIHLHIHLLEMSTLPERGMRSADLLGTMCPDAGHMNHMPGHIYVLCGEYEKAKLASEKAVRANDLYLAHADEPTYYLLGCCHDLHLMMFTCLFLGQSRPALWAADQVRGLVTREVVSIPDRPKLTQTVEGYHAMKSHVQVRFGRWQEIIDEPMIDAPELYVVTTAMQHYAKGVAHATLKDFARAEVERERFHRHLAGIPQTRRFLSNPTHASLAVGAALLDGELAYHKGRHDDAYRHLRQAVELDDNLSYTEPWAWMHPPRHALAALLLDQGHAQEAEQVYRDDLGLSGKVQRCAQHPNNVWALHGLVECLKLRGEAEDSPALETALAAALAKADVPISSSCLCRTNVPSEHSCCH from the coding sequence ATGGATCATTTTGATCTCGGTGCCTACCAGCGTCCCATCTCCACCCGCTCAACGGAAACCCAGCGCTGGTTCGATATCGGCCTGAACTGGTGCTACGGCTTCAACCACGAGGAAGGCATCAAGTGCTTTGAAAAAGCGCTTGAAACGGACCCGGGTTGCCCAATGATTCACTGGGGCATCGCCTATGCCGCCGGACCTTTCTATAATCTGACCTGGAAGGAGCATGGCGAAGCCGAGGCCAACCGTGCAGCCAAGCTCTGTTTCGAACATGTCCAACTGGCGCGCGCCAACGCCGCTTCCGCCAGCGACGTGGAAAGGCGCCTGATAGAGGCGCTGGCTTGCAGGTTTCAAAAACCACATGGCGTGACGCCGCCTGAATTCGAGCGATGGGACGATGCCTATGCCGCCGAGATGCGGCGCGTCTACCAAAGCTTTCCCGACGACCATGATGTGATGGCGCTGTTTGTCGAAGCGCTGATGATGCGCACAGTGCGGCGCCTGTGGAACCTCAAGACGGGAGAGCCGGCGCCGAATTCGGATGTCCTTGAGGCGCTTGAAGTTTGCGAGCGATCAATCCGGCTTGCCGATGACACAGGCGCTGCACAGCATCCGGCGATCATTCACCTTCACATCCATCTTCTGGAGATGTCGACCCTGCCGGAGCGCGGTATGCGCTCGGCGGATCTGCTCGGCACGATGTGCCCGGATGCCGGACACATGAACCACATGCCGGGGCATATTTACGTTCTGTGCGGCGAGTATGAGAAAGCGAAACTTGCCAGCGAAAAGGCGGTACGCGCCAACGATCTCTATCTCGCCCATGCTGACGAGCCGACCTACTATCTGCTCGGCTGCTGCCACGACCTGCATCTGATGATGTTCACCTGCTTGTTCCTCGGCCAGTCCAGGCCGGCGCTATGGGCCGCCGATCAGGTGCGCGGCCTGGTGACGCGCGAAGTCGTCAGCATCCCGGACCGGCCCAAGCTCACCCAGACGGTGGAAGGCTACCACGCGATGAAATCGCATGTGCAGGTGCGCTTTGGCCGCTGGCAGGAGATCATCGACGAACCGATGATCGACGCGCCTGAGCTTTACGTCGTGACCACCGCGATGCAGCACTACGCCAAGGGGGTCGCGCATGCGACGCTGAAGGATTTCGCCAGGGCGGAAGTGGAGCGCGAACGGTTCCATCGGCATCTGGCCGGTATCCCGCAGACGCGGCGTTTCCTAAGCAATCCCACGCATGCCTCGCTTGCGGTTGGCGCTGCGTTGCTTGACGGCGAGCTGGCCTATCACAAGGGCCGGCATGACGATGCCTACCGCCATCTGCGGCAAGCGGTCGAGCTTGACGACAACCTGTCCTACACCGAGCCTTGGGCGTGGATGCACCCGCCGCGCCACGCGCTGGCCGCGCTGCTTCTGGATCAGGGCCACGCGCAAGAGGCCGAGCAAGTCTATCGTGACGATCTCGGCCTGAGCGGCAAGGTGCAGCGCTGCGCGCAGCACCCCAACAACGTGTGGGCGCTGCACGGGCTGGTCGAATGCCTGAAACTACGCGGCGAGGCCGAAGACTCGCCGGCGCTGGAGACGGCGCTCGCCGCAGCATTGGCCAAGGCGGACGTGCCGATCAGCTCGTCATGCCTGTGCCGGACGAATGTGCCGTCAGAACACAGCTGCTGTCATTGA